Part of the Nicotiana sylvestris chromosome 2, ASM39365v2, whole genome shotgun sequence genome, TCGATTTGcgattttagatgttattttgatgatttgaggtggcaaataagttcatatgataatattacacttgtgtgcatgttcgattttgagcccgaggggctcgagtgagtttcggatgcaTTGTAGACTGATTTGAAACTACTGATGCGCACAACAACTAGTGTGTTCAGGTTGCATGGTCTCACATTTGCAGACAACTAGGTGGGCGCATTTGCGACCTTGGAGTCACTTCTGCGACTTGGAGCTGGGGGCTGgcagcttcgcaaatgcgaagcatagctcgcatttgcgatgaaggaaCACTTCACAATTTCAAGGGggcagtcgcatttgcgacatctgtGGGTCTATTGCACTTGTCATTTTTGCAATCAGTGTTTTGCAATTGGGTACATTGCAATTGTAAACTCTAAGCTCATTTTACCCCATTTATCAACCCCAATCTCTCTAGAGgcgatttttgaaaaatattttctcccTAAATTTATTGGTAAGCATTTTTAACTACTTTTCAATCAATTTCAACTACTTTCCATGAATTTCTCTCATCAAATTTATGAATTTTCAAGTTAGAAATTAGGGgtcttgggtagaaattaggaattttgtaaaattaaaatttagacctcaatttgaggtcgaattttgaaacaaatcaaatatccgggctcggggtgaATAGGTAATTGAGATTTGGTTTTAATCTCGAATTTCGACCACGTAGGCCCGGGTTGAATTTTTGTTGATGATcatgcccaactctagtcctaaaaaggataagcggtcgttgcaaatataatccggtctaaaagtccggagtcgaatcccacagagaactaaggcttagctatatctgtttaatatccctaaaaagacaagtttgaacaattttctaaattataaagattgatatttatatttctaactaattaactagcaaatactagaaaacggtaaaattatcaactaacgagacaaagggttggagactaaattaaggaggtctagagttatgattttcccaattgtcggaatccttctagctatgttccctacaattttttcaatgtattctctacttatcgtgagcactttaggtgtcgtaattctctctcgagcaactacaacaatttactagacatattctctcgaactacgctagttggctttatctaaccgctcattatgaccacgtcaaggctttgttatttctaaacctacctttaaacccgctgtattgatttctcacatacgttaggagtggcgttgttcaacaatcacctaaatatgtatcctttctcaagcaacacataataaataggcacagtcaatcgatggccattcaatcaacaacaataaatacgtagttgaacaagtagagaaattcaacggctcaattatataaaaacataacaagtatttatcctacaaaaggttctatcaaaaccctagataacaatttagctattcataatagtatataaaactacaatactaaaaatcataaccaacaatgaaaaataggaagaggaaggaaaaactcgttgaagaattccccgccttgctcctattgtgttcttgattccttaggtcgaatcctcggtctccttagcctccttaggtctaatttTTATGTCAAAAGTGTGTCCCCCCCCCCTTaaaaataccgtttttccatgtgtatataccaagtagggtcgggcccaaataattataccttctcctatgaGAAAAAGGACAATATTTCACGTTTGGACTGCCACGGCCGCGGTCAAACGCGGTCAACCGTGGTATATGGCAGGTATACTGCCTCAGCCCGCCTCAGCTCAGCGATCGCAGTTTCGACCGCGCTTTTCACTCTGTTCCATTAGGAATTTGAAACAATGTAAaatataaaagttgtagccctttgagttaactttccaaccatatattgtagagcccaaatggagttctgagagaAACGTTATGtacattttactagacagtacgcaatatgcctactcgattcttcgttttgttgctttatcatccgttgatccccgaatacgatcccggcttaattccttaggcttttactcagacttcaaagctccaaatcactttaattcattccataacatctatatagctcgaaatcactcctacaaggcataaacacaccgttagtgcaaaacactagcgattaaagcgcaaactcaactaaagtgcagtaaattagagtgtaataatcgactaaaatacgcaattatagcctatcatcaacacacccacacttaaaccattgctcatcCTCGatcaatcaaactacactttatatagacacgacctttttaaacaattttcctaactcatcacaccaagaatatttaaaatagactaagcacaaaagcttaacatcttcacctcaagatttgactcacgagtaccacgcattattcacaactcacctacttactctaacatagaggtcactgacattacctttccttcatgaatcaagtgccctcacacaacaaaagagagtagttccacacaataaaatttaagaacacttaggaactcaagatagaaagaattcactcactctcagaaataatattcatatgccacaaaagatgcaccataagctttcCCGTAGTGTATTACTCCACTAATAAAGCTCATTCAatctaagatcaattaggactttatttggttataATGTCGGCTACGGGACGAGTATGATACATTtatatataagagtgactacacctccctaagcactttaatacatatactttaacattcaaacacaatacttatgtcaaaccaaaactccaccttcacatcaatgtatattaccccatTCTTTTTTAAGCGCACTTACAACAAAAGCCACCATTTATCAAGGAatttttttttcacaacaatccaactactttttttttaattcaagtggctcttacttttttaaaatagtgcacctttctccttatttaatttgttccactcaaaagccaaaccaaccaccccacactttaacctttACAAAGTtcattaacaattcaagtgctcatgagaggttacaatggttcaaatagatggttaattcgaacaaatgggtaaggcttgtaatgtggttgccaaagaaacaagattacaggctcaaaggggttactacgatacataacaattaggcggataaaatatacatatctggctcaacaaagaaacgcctatatcacttccaagactgaacaaaactactatttcgctttgcaaatacacggggcaagttctaggcatcaaatgcaatgcacagaatgacacgaaaccttacacacacatggcacataactcactcaagattggattCATAGACACaatagtcaaagcagttaagcaaagttaagattatacaatttaaggtacttatacaagagtcaaaaactgagcctaagtgtcacaaccaaagtactcactattctcaaggcataacaaagtcaatagatattgcttcaattcaaaacacaacacaatggttcctactctaaaaaaaaaaataactacacccggttcaaacaaaacccttggaaaagaaccgtggtttaaagaaaaaccaaggggtgattgcaacactacctaacaaaagaaaatctttttgttttttttcttttaacttaaatccctcaagaaaattgtctaatagatccatcgtcgggaaaagtccaatcttttctatttaaaaaaaattattcaattaaactaacacaactaaaatagcatagaaagtcatccagacaatctcctcaccccacacttaaaattgtgcattgtcctcaatgcacactataactaataaaaggataaaagagactccctggtaggccaaaggccgaagcactaacagctcatggggtactcagacttctcccaagcttggtccttcgtgcgggtacctcacacttagttccaaccatttggtttgttgttgcatctttccaatacctttgctttccatgctcctagaaaataaaaaattgacactacaaaaataattcaattaaaaaaaataaaaaaaataaaataaagcaataaagttgggttgcctcctaacaagcgcttgatttaacgtcgcggcacgacacgaatcactttttgcctccaccttgaGCTTATAAATTGAACCCCCAATTTGGCATCAAGTTTCCGGCTATGATCTAGGGGTGGATGAACAAATCTAATTGGCCCTAGCAACCATTATACTATTCTACACTTCTTGGATTTTAGATGAGGTATGTAGTCCTGTCTTTCTGGCAATAAAAATTCTAGACTGTAGGCACCTtattcctcattccttgactcctcaatcgactcggatgactctatttccatatcatcatccaatcccaatgtggaaaaatgtttggagtgaggaccaatgcgctcaaacacatgaacttcaggactttcagcatcctcaacatcaatgatactagagtcaacaaaatttgtATCATCAATGTCCTTGGCTGACTCTAGTCCCACTTCTTCAACATTTAcatcctcaaattgtagttggctaggttgttgatgttctactctGGCCTCCCCAATTAACACCTCaaattcatgctcttcttggctactatccccaatattggcttgttgagcattaacagctccaaccacttgactcaattgagcctccaagttgcgaatagttgcctcttgcctctctatcTGCAGTTGTTTCTCATTATTTTGTTCCAGAAGGTACTTTAACATATCCTTGATCACCTTCAGGTCTGCATCCCCAGGCTCTTTGTTCCTGCTAACTTCACAAGAAAATGTAGAACCATTATAATAAGGGGTTGGgagaagataagaaatataagaaccaccataaaagtgaccatttttaccaccacgcacatcacacacattccacaaataagattgagttggtgcacataactcgctcttgTGAGCATCTAATTTTTTACCATATTTGAATTTTCAtacttataaatattttaaagtcTAATTTATATATTTAATCTTTATTTCACCTTATAAGTTTTACCTAAGAAAATTAAAATCACAAAAGTTATATTTTTCTAAGTAGCCGCTTTATTCTTGCAAAGGAacgaaaaatttgaaaaaaaatattgtttccATTTAGTTTTGTCGATTTCTACGTGAGAAATTTCAACCAAATAAATATTGAACAGTTACTAtatctattttattatttttaatttagtaatagtagtagtattttattttatttattgattaTATAATTCCAAATCCTACACTCTCTCACGTGGTATACTACCCTATTTTGTCTCTTGTTCtttgaaatttccaaaaaaaaaataaaataatctctTCAATTCATTTATACCATTTTATAGAAGAGAATCTTTTCCTTAGCAAATTATGGGATATGTTTTTCAATTTAGTGGGACCATTTGGACTTTAACAACTTTTGGATTTACTCCCTCCCATCATGATTTTGACTAAAAGGCACCATATTATTGTGATTTTTTGAATGGGCACAAAAAGACCATGCACGTCACACACTTTTTGACTCACAAAAGATAACGCACAGCACACACTTTTTTGACTCTGGCCTCTCCTTCAcattcaaaagaaaaaagggcTTAAACCTCACCTTCTTCATTTTTGAAGAGCAGCCATAAACGAGCACACATAGAAAAGACATCCTCCCCACGTCGATGTTCTTCTAAAAAAAACACAAGAGCCACTTTAGACCTTCTTCTATAAACAAAGAAGCAGCCCGAAATTACAGCAAAAGTTGTCCCAAAAATGCAGCAAAATAGTTGCAAAACCTGGCTCCATTAATGCCAATCTTTCAGCTCCAAAACTAAAAAAAAGAGCATCGATTCTCCCTCAAAAAACAAGCTCGCAAACATCACAAAACCAGCAGGAAAAAGTCACTCTTGGTCGCTAAAAATTGAGTGAAAATAGTTCGGGAAAAGTCTCCGACGAGATCTTGGTTCGAGGTTCCGGCGTGTGGTCAGTTAGGAGTTGACGATAAAGGTCTCATTTTTGTTTCTGGATCTCTTCACTTTGAACGAGATTATGTACCAGTTAGAGATCTTTTCTTATCAATATATTTCAAAACAGTTGCATATTCCAGGTTCGTTTCCATGCTCTTGTTAGTATTTCTACTAAagtttcatgttttaattatCGTTGTGATTATGTGGTGTGTTATTTAACTGTTGAATCAATATGAATGTTTGAATTGGTTTATTGCTCTTTGTTTCATCAATGACAAATTCTATCGTGTTTTGAATCAATCTTTTACTAAGTGCATATGTTGTTTAATATTTATTCGTGTCATGTGGGGTCCTTATGGCTTTATGTTAGGTGTGAGTATTAATCATGAATTGGAAAAGTCAAACAAGCTACTACTTAATTTGGTAGAGATCACGTTGGAGTTTAGCATGGATTTTTatttcattccattaattttctTCGTCAAGAATTAAATCTAGATAAAAAAGAATGAATAAGTAGAATTTATTTGCTAGTCGCATCATCTTACTATCCTCGGCATAATTAACATCTCCAGTAATCTTTAATTATCAATCTTACCCTTTTCATAATTCTACCGTGTAACCTTAGAGCCTCATAATAATTCCAAACATAGCAAATAATTAAACTACTTTGAATATTGTGGTATACTTTAAATGCGGCCAATAATAAATTATTGTGACTATGAGTACAGTTTCTGTGGCATAATTATGGTACGTATTTCCAAATTCGAGTGCACTCTTGTGTAACTTGACCTTAACTGCAAAGTCATAATAAAATTATAACGTTATTTACAATATAATTTTGTCTTTCAATAATAATCAAGCGATGAAAGCGGGCATAGGTAAAAATATGAGAACCAAATAAAACACAATTTATTCAAAATAATATTACCCAAATATAATCAATaaaacgaccgtgctagaaccacgggactcggggaatgccttacaccttctccccgatcaacagaattccttacctggactttgttttcgcagaccaataataatagagtcaaattttcttttgaatagggatttcaaataaaaggtgacttggaacacccaaaaatcaaattccaagtggcgattctgTAAATAAAACAATCCCTactcaaatttgtcactttaattggaaaacctCTTTAACCTACAATCCATAACATTACATATCTTATGGAGgggtaaaaaggggtgtgacagctctggcgactctgctggggaattacataagaattcgagcttgtacatgttgactttttatttggctttattaattttgtaaatattgtgatttatttgtgccTAATGTTCTACCTGttctctttttatcattttgatattgttgaactgtacatataaactgttttCTCACGCACCCCCTTTGAGTCtttttgaaattaaaaattgggcatttgcttaacatagcccgctttctttgagatagccgAGGTGTTCGTCACCCGGTGAAGGATTTTAGTCACACATATTTTAGGCGGGACCACCAGTTAAGCCGGAAAGCAATGCTACCGGTACACtgaccctcctcggctcgagttgtccgctctaGTAAGTCAGTCTAGTTACCTTCTCCAATAGGATCTAAACCTAGAAGaacaagcctcatgccggatatccctagtaggttcgctttatttgcatcacgtgcatttgacttagtgAAACTCAGCACAGAGGCCGGGTCCGTATAAGACAGGTATCCTCtttgagaccatcatgttcacgtatgtgctacttgatacatcatttggaaggtttacttgcattgtcgacctgttttaaaaaaaaaattagtgtaattattaaaaatgaaaaaagagagaataATTCTCCTAGTTTAGTGCAAATAAacctttttaatatatatatatatatatatatatatatatatatatatatatatatatatatatatatatatatatatagtagtcTGGTGTGAGTTGTAAAAattaattttcattaaaaaaacaaaaagggagaGTACCCTATTTTACTGaactatgcgggtttgattctcaccggatgtgagatacgtaggcaacctccatcGGGTTCAGCCCAcatgtttaaaaaaaaaagggagcataaaattttcaaaaaaaaaaaggcctATTTTGGTCACTTTTTACTGTCTGGCCCTCATGTTCCAGCTGTTTTGCCaagacagccttaaaatcttcctgGGAAGTGGTGAAGggccatttttgtaaaaatagttaCTTTATCCATATTTATTCACCTTTTACCATTTTGCCCTTATGTCTGGCCATTTTTGTCGAAacaactttaaacctttccggaAAGATTGTTTTTGCAAAAAGTAGCTATTTTTATCTGGTTATACTCATATTGCATAGGGTCATTTTcgtaaaaatagttttttttatttattattttgtctatttttattgttttgttCCTGTGTTTGGCTGTTTTTGCCGAGACATCCTTTATGCCTACTATGGAAGTATTAAAGGGTCATTTTTGTAATAATAGCCATTTTTTTCGCTTTTATCATCTCAACTTTTGTGTCCGataatttcaaaatatatattgtaattaaaaaaatagatcgagtcctaaattgaccaaaaaaataaaataaaataatgaatgatCATAATTTGCATATAGTTTAGTAAGTCTTAAcctttttttttatcttattctTAGGATCACCATGAGTTCTCCACAAAGAAGCAGTCAGAAAAGGGTAAGGGACGAGACACCTCCTATATTCTTGATCAGAGATAAGACCCCGAGTAGTCTCTGTAATTGGTGGGCTAGTTTTGCTACATGGGAACGGAATCGAGTATTTAAGCACCTCAAGTTCCTCACCAATCTCATGGGAATTAAGCCTAACAGAGATTTAATCGAGGCTCTAGTAGGTTTTTGGGACCCTGCGAACAATGTCTTCAGGTTCAAAGATTATGAAATGACACCCACATTGGAAGAATTAGGTGGGTTCACCggattggggagagaccttcGTGGGAAAAGGCCTGCTGCTCTGAGAAAAGTTGGTGTGAACAACTTTTTAAAGAAGATATGCCTTCGTCGAATTCCAATGGTTTGGTTAAACGAAGGTTGGGTTCCGTCGGAATATTTTTATGACAGATTTGGGGACGAGAAATTGTTTGAGAACTTCTCGGGCACAGAATTCGTCAACCAGTTGAGTTACGATGCTTGGAGGGAGTTGAGAATCTTCACGTTCATGATATCATTTCTAGGGATCATGGTCTTTCCGGAGCGTGGTGGGCGCATCAGAATTCGATTGGTTGCGGTAGTCTCGTATTTGCAAAGTAGCGAGGATCATACCATTCTTCCCATGATTTTGGGAGATATTTTTTGGGCTTTGACCCGTTGTCAAGAAGGTGAAGATTACTTTGAGGGATGCAACATTCTGCTGCATATGTGGTTCATAGAGCACCTTTATCATCATCCAATAGTAGTAAATTTCAATGATGATTGGCTGAATTACATTGGATGTCACCCAGACAGAGCTGCGAGTTGTAATCTTCCAGAGGGGGTGAGGGCTTGGCGGACATTACTTGGTTCATTGAGTGCTGATAGAATCACGTGGAACTATTACTGGTTCCCTTCTGCTAGGGTCATGCATATGTCGACGTATCGCCCATTATTCATACTCATGGGTTTTAGGGGTTTCCAACCCTACGCACCTTTACGCGTCATGCGCCAGTTAGGGAGAGAGCAAAAGAGGCCCCCGATTGAGGACATGCGCACGTTCATGTGGGAATTCAAGGGAGAGGAACCTCCATGGGAGTCATATGCACAGAAGATTTGGTTTGGTAGTCGATTTTCCGATCTAGACGAGATGGTAGTTGATCGTGAACGTGGGGAGGTAAGCCTCGCATACCTTGAGTGGTTTCACAACCAGGCTATCCCCGAGCAAAGGACAGAGAGATCCATACGGCACGCAGTTGATTGGGAGAGAGAGAACGAGGTCAGAGTTAGAGAAACCAGAAGGGAAGTGGCGCAAGAGTTCCAATCTCGTATTGACACTTTACAAGAAGATAAGGACATTCTGGAGACAGCCATTGACGTACAACAAGCTGATTTTGAGCGGGAAAAGGCTCAGTGGGCACGAGAGAAGCAAGCACTCAAAGTCCAAATTCGAAAGAAGAACATAGTCACAACCGCTCAGCAGCAAGAAGAGAAAGAAGCCCATTTCAGGGTAGTCCGTGATCCTGAACGTAGAGGTTTCGCTCCATTAATCCAAGGTCTGAGGGATCAGATAGGGGGAGTTGAGTCAAGCAAAGAGAGCCAGATCGCGGAGTTTGAAGTAGAAAGACACCACTACCAAAAGGTGATCATCATAAGCGGAGTTGCTAGAAGTTCGGCGCCAGAAAGATATGGCCTTGGACCGCGAGCGTGATGCACTGGATCTAGCTGAGACCCGTGGTCGGCAGAATCAAGAGCTGCACGTGGCTCAGGAATACATTAAAGGAAAGATCCTCGAGGTAGCCACATATACCTCAAGAGCATACAGGAGTTGCCAGGGCATGACGCCCGAGCGGTTTGCAGAAGTATCATTGAACGTTGCTCGTCATATATCTGCAGACTTGGAGAGGATATACCGCAATATTAGGGGTCAGCCGCAGGAACAAGAGCCTTGATTACAGTAATGCTGGTGGATTCTACTGCAGAGATCAAAGTCTTCTTTCAGTTATCAGTCCTTTTCATTATGCTTTTGTTGTTTCTAAGTCTATAAGAgtcttttggtgttgttttgactTTTATTCTAAAAAGACTATTTGAGTCAGGTTTGGTCTCGTTTATCTTTATGTAACTCTTAATTTTTGAGTCTTGTATCAAAATATTATATCGAAAATCAATGAAAAAGTTTTTgatgtttgttttgtaaaaaaaaaatcaagtgtcTTGCAtatctgaactacgtaatgatctgattcatgcggtgacatgatacgtaggcaacccacaaaaAGCTCGATctagtattcattttaaaatggctctaaagtaagggatcaaataaggcgagtgaaaaaaaaataataataaaaaaagaaaacaaaagaagaaggaaataacaGTGTCAATAAGCAACAAGCTGATAGGCCGGAATGAAACATTGAAGCCTTCCAAAAGCATTTTAGAAATGGTGGCGATGTTAGGAGCATGACATATTACGTGTAATTCATATCTATAAAATGCCTAACCCTAACACGTTTGTTGTCTCTTAAACCAGTaagtttaaggtggttggtttgtggtaaatcTGGCAGCACatcattacttcacaagatctaagggacCAGTAGTAATGGATAACAGTGATGAAATCGAGTTGGTCAGTGACAATCCGCAGGGTCAGTCAGTTGAGCAAGagtctgaggagataagaaaattGAGACAACAACTGTCAGATGTATATCGAGCTTGGGTTTTCGGTCGACCTCTACCCCAGGGTCCCTCAGAGGGAACTTACACCATACCCCAGGCTACTCAACCACCGCTCCATGCAACGAGCGACCCCATTCTACCACCAGGGTATGTGCCGAATTACAGCCTCCATGCTGCCCCTAGTACCTCTAATATGCGACCTCCAGTCACACCGGTCAGGAACACCCCTCTCGTCGTGTCTGGCACACCGGTATATACAATCCCGCCACCACCTCCTGTGACGAGGCCAAATAATGAGCCACTatctcatgcttatgatggacaATACTATTCTTCGAATATGGCTTTTGGGGTCTCGGCTCCATATAATCAGACTCCTCGATACGAATCACCAGTGGAAAATGAAATGCCTGCCACGACGATTGAGCCAGATGAGATGGCCAGGAAAATGAAAAGTCTTGAACAGAATATAAAGAACATACAGGGACTAGGTGGTCACAAAAGTGTTTCATTCagtgatctatgcatgttccctcatatCTATTTTCCACGAgggttcaaaaccccaaaatttgagaaatatgatggacacgtcgaccctatcgcccacttgaaaaggtactgcaaccagctGAGGGGTCAGGAGGAAAGGAAGAGATGCTAATGGCTTACTTTGGGGAAAGCCTTGTGGgggtagcttccgaatggttcaTTGACCAAGACATCTCTCACTGGCATGTTTGGGATGACATGGCCCAGGCCTTCATCAAGCAATTCCAATACAACACTAATATTTcaccagaccgcaattccctatCCAATATGAGGAAAAAGCCAacggaaagctttagggagtacgCCATCAAGCGGAGGGAGCAAGCGGCCTGAGTTAAGCCGCCCATGGATAATCATGAGTTCATCACTGTCTTTTTGGAGGCTCAAAAGCctgattatttccaaaacatgatgtctgcaatgggtaGGCCTTTTgctgaagcaatcaagataggggaAATGGTCGAAAATGACCTAAAGACTGGCAGAATTGTAAGTCAGGCTGCTCTTAAAGCCACCACCCAAGCGATCCAAAATGGGTCGGGAAGTTTTGCAAATAGGAAAAAGAGAGATGAAGGTTCTATGATGACCTCGGGATCTAGGGAAGTTCAAAGAGGGGCATCGCACCCTTATGTGCAAGTTCAGCAGGGGCGATCTAGCTACCCTCAACATTACTATCCCCCGCCAATTCCTCAATACTCTGTGGGACCACCACAATATACAGTGTTCAATGCTCAATCATATGCTCGGCCTCCCAATCAGCAGGTACGGGCACCAGCTCCAAGGGGCCCCGACCTCAGCAACAAAATTTTTGGGCACCCTACAATGCTCGTCCCAGGCAGTATTATGGTCGAGAGCAGATGCCGACAGAAAAATTCACTCCATTGGCTGAATCATACTCTAGTCTATTCCAGAAGATGAAGCAAATGGGCGTGATTGGACCCATAGCTCCCCACCACATGCATCCAAATTCACATGGATTTCAAgcaaatgctagatgtgaatatcatTCAGGTGCCCCGGGGCATAGCACCGATGACTGTTGGACTCTGAAAGGAGCCATAGAAAGACTCATTTCTGAAAAATTAACTGTAATAACGAATGGCGAGGACCCTCCTAATGTGACAAACAACCCGTTGCCGGAACACAATGATGTTTATTTTGTGGGAATGATTGGCCGAGATCAGGAATACAAGTCGGCCGACCAAACAGAAATGACAGTGGGAGCAATTCAAGAAGGAACAAGTATGGAAGTAAGACCAAGCCGAG contains:
- the LOC138885950 gene encoding uncharacterized protein; amino-acid sequence: MDNHEFITVFLEAQKPDYFQNMMSAMGRPFAEAIKIGEMVENDLKTGRIVSQAALKATTQAIQNGSGSFANRKKRDEGSMMTSGSREVQRGASHPYVQVQQGRSSYPQHYYPPPIPQYSVGPPQYTVFNAQSYARPPNQQKMKQMGVIGPIAPHHMHPNSHGFQANARCEYHSGAPGHSTDDCWTLKGAIERLISEKLTVITNGEDPPNVTNNPLPEHNDVYFVGMIGRDQEYKSADQTEMTVGAIQEGTSMEVRPSRDVPLIVKGALNSEKVTLFVPKVSRLEVRSNVPSPRLYVLGGHPVTRQNRGGTNGITEPIKVKPVVQPHVTNTKIVPWNYNKTMMTYKGKEIIEEVGETGGLTRSGRCYSLEDLMKAKQIRGGQLPIKMPVTEVEAEEFLKKMKAQDYSIIDQPRKTHAQISLLSLLIHSKEHACVLIKVLSEAHISEETTVN